The Arachis hypogaea cultivar Tifrunner chromosome 14, arahy.Tifrunner.gnm2.J5K5, whole genome shotgun sequence genome has a segment encoding these proteins:
- the LOC114925230 gene encoding uncharacterized protein, which translates to MLNREGERRNRRDKGGRERAATGKKRRREGDAPALLGVAAPSRPCRTLEGNPAVKPRHRRTRPTAPPRSALSCVAIVPCVTAVHTVSFAEGKPWPSRNPSTPSLKLEHCCNHRVLSSSDPPLLESRTEVARKGNCRGAAVAAALLGLPSFCPRSSCVVGAPRRHCWRQKPPSKPVSVGYTVTTSFSAAVQAATRRIHHSLLCSCLRISTALFQFQSNSAISEYD; encoded by the exons ATGCTTAACAG AGAGGGGGAACGAAGGAACAGAAGGGataaaggagggagagagagggctgcgacagggaagaagagaagacGGGAAGGAGACGCGCCGGCACTGCTGGGCGTCGCCGCCCCGTCGCGTCCTTGCCGAACCTTGGAGGGAAACCCCGCCGTTAAGCCGCGTCATCGCCGAACTCGTCCAACTGCGCCACCGCGCTCTGCTCTGTCTTGCGTCGCCATTGTGCCATGTGTCACCGCCGTTCACACTGTCAGTTTCGCGGAGGGGAAACCATGGCCGTCGAGGAATCCATCCACGCCGTCGCTGAAGCTTGAACACTGCTGCAACCACCGCGTGTTATCATCTTCAGATCCGCCGCTGTTGGAGTCGCGAACAGAGGTCGCGCGCAAGGGAAATTGTCGCGGAGCTGCCGTCGCCGCCGCGTTGCTGGGCTTGCCGTCGTTCTGCCCACGCAGCAGCTGCGTTGTCGGAGCTCCTCGCCGCCATTGCTGGCGCCAGAAACCGCCTTCCAAGCCTGTGTCTGTTGGTTATACGGTCACCACGAGTTTCTCTGCCGCCGTCCAAGCTGCCACTAGAAGGATCCACCACAGCCTCCTCTGTTCTTGTCTTCGAATCAGCACTGCCCTTTTTCAGTTTCAATCCAATTCTGCTATTTCTGAATAT GATTAA